From a single Couchioplanes caeruleus genomic region:
- a CDS encoding PLP-dependent aminotransferase family protein: MDLVINLDGPGEKTVRVYRALREAIEDGRLPRGHRLPATRVLAADLQVARNSVATAYERLVAEGYLVARTGAGTFVAAVRDRPATRRATADPLHPRPGWTYEPLPTGAGVPAPRYDFRTGIPDARLFPFDTWRRLVAAELRLGANEPGAYGTPAGHPALRAAIARYLGYSRSLRVEADDVLVTNGTQHALDLIGRVLLRPGDVVALEEPGYPPAWRLFASLGAHVVGVPVDAGGLVVDALPRAARIVYTTPSHQFPLGPAMSLTRRHALLDWARCRQAAVIEDDYDSEFRFSSRPLEPLHSLDTAGRVLYVGTFSKTMLPSVRTGFVLAPAGLRAALVAARQLGDGYGQTAVQAALARFIDEGLLARHVRRAVKAYAHRHARIVAVLGRHAGLEVLPSAAGLHVTALAPRSAEVVAAAAGRGVAVEDLAGYGSDSTGFVFGFGAIDPALLDEGLEIFGEVLREA; this comes from the coding sequence GTGGATCTCGTCATCAACCTCGACGGCCCGGGCGAGAAGACGGTCCGGGTGTACCGGGCGCTGCGCGAGGCCATCGAGGACGGGCGGCTGCCCCGGGGCCACCGGCTGCCCGCGACCCGGGTGCTCGCCGCGGATCTCCAGGTGGCGCGCAACAGCGTCGCGACGGCGTACGAGCGGCTCGTGGCGGAGGGCTACCTCGTGGCCCGCACCGGGGCGGGGACGTTCGTGGCCGCCGTACGCGACCGGCCCGCCACGCGCCGCGCCACGGCCGACCCGTTGCATCCGCGGCCGGGCTGGACCTACGAACCGCTGCCGACGGGCGCCGGCGTGCCCGCCCCGAGGTACGACTTCCGCACCGGCATCCCCGACGCGCGGCTGTTCCCGTTCGACACCTGGCGGCGGCTGGTCGCGGCGGAACTGCGGCTGGGCGCCAACGAGCCGGGCGCGTACGGCACCCCGGCGGGTCACCCGGCGCTGCGCGCGGCGATCGCCCGGTATCTGGGCTACTCCCGGTCCCTGCGGGTGGAGGCGGACGACGTGCTGGTCACGAACGGCACACAGCACGCGCTCGACCTGATCGGCAGGGTGCTGCTGCGGCCGGGGGACGTCGTCGCCCTGGAGGAGCCCGGCTATCCGCCCGCGTGGCGGCTGTTCGCCTCGCTGGGTGCGCACGTGGTGGGCGTACCCGTGGACGCCGGCGGCCTGGTCGTCGATGCCCTGCCGCGCGCCGCCCGGATCGTCTACACGACGCCGTCGCACCAGTTCCCGCTCGGCCCGGCGATGAGCCTGACCCGGCGGCACGCGCTGCTGGACTGGGCGCGGTGCCGCCAGGCCGCGGTGATCGAGGACGACTACGACTCCGAGTTCCGGTTCTCGTCGCGCCCGCTGGAGCCGCTGCACAGCCTCGACACCGCCGGGCGGGTGCTCTACGTCGGCACCTTCTCCAAGACGATGCTGCCCAGCGTGCGGACCGGTTTCGTGCTCGCCCCGGCCGGGCTCCGCGCGGCGCTCGTGGCGGCGCGCCAGCTCGGCGACGGGTACGGGCAGACCGCGGTGCAGGCGGCGCTGGCCCGGTTCATCGACGAGGGGCTGCTGGCCCGGCACGTACGGCGGGCCGTCAAGGCGTACGCGCACCGCCACGCCCGCATCGTCGCCGTGCTGGGCCGGCACGCCGGGCTGGAGGTGCTGCCGTCGGCGGCCGGCCTGCACGTCACCGCGCTCGCTCCCCGTTCGGCCGAGGTGGTGGCGGCGGCCGCCGGGCGCGGGGTGGCCGTGGAGGACCTGGCCGGCTACGGCAGCGACTCGACCGGGTTCGTGTTCGGCTTCGGCGCGATCGATCCGGCCCTGCTCGACGAGGGGCTGGAGATCTTCGGCGAGGTCCTCCGGGAGGCGTAG
- a CDS encoding response regulator transcription factor, giving the protein MAHLLLVEDDSAIRTTLLRALRERGHAVAASHTAMDGLQTALAERPDLVVLDLGLPDLDGRELLRMLRAVSAVPVIVATARDDEAEIVRVLDAGADDYIVKPFTAAQLDARVRAVLRRGGPAGTEPVAVTVGGLRIDAGARTATLDGTDLDLTPREFDLLHHLATRAGQVVSKRELLSEVWQVPYGGADKTVDVHLSWLRRKLGETAQDPRYLHTVRGVGVRLSEPA; this is encoded by the coding sequence GTGGCCCACCTCCTGCTGGTCGAGGACGACTCGGCGATCCGTACCACCCTGCTGCGCGCGCTGCGGGAGCGAGGGCACGCGGTGGCGGCCTCGCACACCGCGATGGACGGGCTGCAGACCGCCCTCGCCGAGCGCCCCGACCTGGTCGTGCTCGACCTGGGCCTGCCCGACCTCGACGGCCGGGAGCTGCTGCGGATGCTGCGGGCGGTCAGCGCGGTGCCGGTGATCGTGGCGACCGCCCGCGACGACGAGGCGGAGATCGTCCGGGTGCTCGACGCCGGCGCCGACGACTACATCGTCAAGCCGTTCACCGCCGCGCAGCTCGACGCCCGGGTCCGCGCGGTCCTGCGCCGCGGCGGCCCGGCCGGCACCGAGCCCGTCGCGGTGACGGTGGGCGGGCTGCGCATCGACGCGGGCGCCCGGACGGCGACGCTCGACGGCACGGACCTCGACCTGACGCCACGCGAGTTCGACCTGCTGCACCACCTCGCCACCCGCGCCGGGCAGGTGGTCAGCAAGCGGGAACTGCTCAGCGAGGTGTGGCAGGTGCCGTACGGCGGGGCGGACAAGACCGTCGACGTGCATCTGTCCTGGCTGCGCCGCAAGCTCGGCGAGACCGCACAGGACCCGCGCTACCTGCACACCGTGCGCGGGGTCGGCGTACGGCTCAGTGAGCCGGCATGA
- a CDS encoding sensor histidine kinase, giving the protein MRRRLTLLVAATTCLILIAFLAPLALLVRQVAEDRAISRATGVVQTIVPLVGTDDLSLAVQGQPVPVSVFTPDGEVIGAAAAPTPAVRLAAAKGESFAVATAAGREIVVPVVSGPGTYVIRTVVAPAELNRGVARSWLVLAGLGVALVLLGLVVADRLARTLVAPIADLSAVSHRLARAELSARAAPAGPPEVREVAAALNHLAGRIQDLLREEREQVADLSHRLRTPLTALRLEAEALRDPDEAARIAAAADGIQRAVTAVIQQARRRGGERACDAAAVVADRVAFWAVLAEDTDRHVRRELPPGPLPVAIPADELAAALDALLGNVFAHTPDGTAFGVSLSARPGGGAVLTVCDDGPGFPGDALRRGASGSGSTGLGLDIARRAAESGGGSLHVEPAPGGGARVRVELAGASTPDGV; this is encoded by the coding sequence ATGAGGCGCCGCCTCACGCTGCTGGTCGCGGCGACCACCTGTCTGATCCTGATCGCGTTCCTCGCGCCGCTCGCGCTGCTGGTCCGGCAGGTCGCCGAGGACCGGGCGATCAGCCGCGCCACCGGCGTCGTGCAGACCATCGTGCCGCTGGTCGGCACCGACGACCTGTCCCTCGCCGTGCAGGGCCAGCCGGTGCCGGTCAGCGTCTTCACCCCGGACGGCGAGGTGATCGGCGCGGCGGCGGCGCCCACCCCCGCGGTACGGCTCGCGGCGGCCAAGGGCGAGTCGTTCGCCGTGGCCACCGCCGCGGGCCGGGAGATCGTCGTGCCGGTCGTCAGCGGGCCCGGCACGTACGTGATCCGCACGGTGGTGGCTCCCGCGGAGCTCAACCGCGGGGTCGCCCGGTCGTGGCTCGTGCTCGCCGGGCTGGGCGTGGCGCTCGTGCTGCTCGGGCTGGTGGTGGCCGACCGGCTGGCCCGTACGCTCGTCGCCCCGATCGCCGACCTGTCCGCGGTCTCCCACCGCCTCGCCCGCGCCGAGCTGTCGGCGCGGGCGGCCCCCGCCGGTCCGCCCGAGGTGCGCGAGGTCGCCGCGGCGCTCAACCATCTCGCCGGGCGCATCCAGGACCTGCTGCGCGAGGAGCGGGAGCAGGTGGCCGACCTCTCCCACCGGCTGCGCACCCCGCTGACCGCGCTGCGCCTCGAGGCCGAGGCGCTGCGCGACCCGGACGAGGCGGCCCGGATCGCCGCGGCCGCGGACGGCATCCAGCGGGCCGTCACGGCGGTCATCCAGCAGGCCCGCCGCCGGGGCGGCGAGCGGGCCTGCGACGCGGCGGCGGTGGTCGCCGACCGGGTCGCCTTCTGGGCGGTCCTGGCCGAGGACACCGACCGGCACGTACGCCGGGAGCTCCCGCCCGGTCCCCTGCCGGTGGCGATCCCCGCCGACGAGCTGGCCGCCGCGCTCGACGCCCTGCTGGGCAACGTGTTCGCGCACACCCCCGACGGCACGGCGTTCGGGGTGTCGCTGTCCGCCCGCCCCGGCGGCGGCGCGGTGCTGACGGTCTGCGACGACGGGCCGGGCTTCCCCGGGGACGCGTTGCGCCGCGGCGCGTCGGGCAGCGGCTCCACCGGGCTCGGCCTGGACATCGCCCGGCGGGCGGCCGAGAGCGGCGGCGGCTCGCTGCACGTCGAACCGGCACCGGGCGGCGGCGCCCGCGTCCGCGTCGAGCTGGCCGGGGCGAGCACTCCTGACGGGGTCTGA
- a CDS encoding CsbD family protein, whose product MGLDDKISNKAQEAGGKAKQGVGEATDDKELQAEGKADETSSNVKQAGEKIKDAFKK is encoded by the coding sequence ATGGGACTCGACGACAAGATCAGCAACAAGGCCCAGGAAGCCGGCGGCAAGGCCAAGCAGGGCGTGGGCGAAGCGACCGACGACAAGGAACTGCAGGCCGAGGGCAAGGCCGACGAGACGTCGTCGAACGTCAAGCAGGCCGGCGAGAAGATCAAGGACGCCTTCAAGAAGTGA
- a CDS encoding class I SAM-dependent methyltransferase — protein MSILDDPGLFGRQWAARYDSPGNPDPEPAARFLAGLAGGGPALELAIGSGRVALPLVAHGVEVHGIEASPEMVELLRAKPGGADMAVLVGDMADVAVPGPFPLVYLVFNTLFNLTGEGRQEDCFRNVARVLAPGGAFVIEAFVPDPATFDRDEQQVQVWSVTETSVSVRMHRYDREAQSFLRQTVTFSDGGVRLEPFGMHYRWPEQIDELAARAGLTLEARYATWDGDPFGPDSTDHVSVYRKPLTAP, from the coding sequence ATGTCGATACTGGATGATCCCGGGCTGTTCGGCCGGCAGTGGGCCGCCCGCTACGACAGCCCCGGCAACCCCGACCCGGAGCCCGCGGCCCGCTTCCTGGCCGGCCTGGCGGGCGGCGGTCCCGCGCTCGAACTCGCCATCGGCAGCGGCCGGGTCGCCCTGCCGCTGGTGGCACACGGCGTCGAGGTGCACGGCATCGAGGCGTCCCCGGAGATGGTGGAGCTGCTGCGCGCCAAACCCGGCGGGGCGGACATGGCGGTCCTCGTCGGCGACATGGCCGACGTCGCGGTGCCCGGCCCCTTTCCGCTGGTCTACCTGGTCTTCAACACGCTGTTCAACCTGACCGGCGAGGGCCGCCAGGAGGACTGCTTCCGCAACGTGGCCCGCGTCCTCGCCCCCGGCGGCGCCTTCGTCATCGAGGCGTTCGTCCCCGACCCCGCGACCTTCGACCGCGACGAGCAGCAGGTGCAGGTCTGGTCGGTGACGGAGACGTCGGTGTCGGTCCGGATGCACCGGTACGACCGCGAGGCCCAGTCGTTCCTGCGCCAGACCGTCACGTTCTCCGACGGCGGCGTACGGCTCGAGCCGTTCGGCATGCACTACCGGTGGCCGGAGCAGATCGACGAGCTGGCCGCCCGGGCCGGTCTCACCCTCGAGGCCCGGTACGCCACCTGGGACGGCGACCCCTTCGGCCCGGACTCCACCGACCACGTCTCGGTGTACCGGAAGCCCTTAACCGCGCCTTAG
- a CDS encoding PepSY domain-containing protein produces MIKLRTASTLAVGAVAALALGGTAFAAGADDPAVPMLPNGDVVTPPSLFSSASPSPSASSTASSPSTAGGISVAAAKTIAIRAVGGGRVTKVERETEHGRAVWDVDVTLRGAEHDIDVDRATGEVLRHRVKGASDGSATDDRGRGRSSDDSAADNRGRGRGSDDSAGDDRGRGRGSDDSAADDRGRGRGSDDSAADDRGRGRGSDDRSGDDRGRGRGSDD; encoded by the coding sequence ATGATCAAGCTCCGTACGGCATCCACCCTGGCCGTGGGCGCGGTCGCCGCCCTCGCCCTGGGTGGTACGGCCTTCGCCGCCGGCGCCGACGACCCGGCCGTGCCGATGCTCCCGAACGGCGACGTGGTCACGCCGCCGTCGCTCTTCAGCTCCGCCTCGCCGTCCCCGTCGGCCTCGTCCACCGCCTCGTCGCCGTCGACCGCTGGGGGGATCAGCGTGGCCGCCGCGAAGACCATCGCGATCCGGGCGGTCGGCGGCGGCCGGGTGACGAAGGTCGAGCGGGAAACCGAGCACGGCCGCGCGGTCTGGGACGTGGACGTGACCCTGCGCGGCGCCGAGCACGACATCGACGTGGATCGGGCGACCGGCGAGGTCCTGCGCCACCGGGTGAAGGGCGCGAGCGACGGCTCGGCCACGGACGACCGCGGGCGTGGGCGCAGCTCCGATGACAGCGCTGCCGACAACCGCGGCCGGGGACGCGGCTCCGACGACTCGGCCGGCGACGACCGGGGCCGCGGGCGCGGCTCCGACGACAGCGCCGCCGACGACCGCGGGCGCGGGCGCGGCTCCGACGACAGCGCCGCCGACGACCGCGGCCGGGGACGTGGGTCGGACGACCGCTCCGGCGACGACCGGGGGCGCGGCCGGGGCTCGGACGACTGA
- a CDS encoding class I SAM-dependent methyltransferase: protein MTAAAHDRTSAYWSAAAAGWIRHADRHDAWGRPLGATALAALRPVPGERFLDVGCACGGTTAELAAVAGPGGAAVGVDLVEVLITEATRRFPAAPGRNLSFHTADVERIERVPQSPFDAAYSRMALMMFADPVAGCAAVRRSLRPGGRLAATVFRAGGAPWLPAAMLGAAAHVGPVEPLPLGDEPGPFAFADPRRVERILDTAGFTAIGIGPDDVVVGAPDEPEAVADWLIDLGPAGVAYRAAPAGARADAREGAARLLERYRTPGAGYRLPTAIWTITAERPATSGG from the coding sequence GTGACCGCCGCGGCGCACGACCGCACGTCGGCGTACTGGTCGGCGGCGGCCGCCGGCTGGATCCGCCACGCCGACCGGCACGACGCGTGGGGCCGGCCGCTCGGCGCCACCGCCCTGGCCGCCCTGCGACCGGTGCCCGGCGAGCGCTTCCTGGACGTGGGCTGCGCCTGCGGCGGCACGACGGCCGAGCTGGCGGCGGTGGCCGGTCCGGGCGGGGCGGCGGTCGGGGTGGACCTGGTGGAGGTGCTGATCACCGAGGCGACCCGGCGGTTCCCCGCGGCGCCCGGCCGGAACCTGAGCTTCCACACCGCGGACGTGGAACGGATCGAGCGCGTCCCGCAGTCCCCGTTCGACGCGGCCTACTCCCGGATGGCGCTGATGATGTTCGCCGACCCGGTCGCCGGCTGCGCCGCGGTACGCCGCTCCCTGCGCCCCGGAGGACGGCTGGCGGCCACCGTCTTCCGGGCCGGCGGCGCGCCCTGGCTGCCCGCGGCGATGCTCGGCGCCGCCGCGCACGTCGGGCCGGTGGAACCGCTGCCCCTGGGCGACGAACCCGGCCCGTTCGCCTTCGCCGACCCGCGGCGGGTGGAGCGGATCCTGGACACGGCGGGCTTCACCGCGATCGGGATCGGGCCGGACGACGTCGTGGTCGGCGCGCCGGACGAGCCGGAGGCGGTGGCCGACTGGCTCATCGACCTCGGGCCGGCCGGGGTGGCGTACCGGGCGGCGCCGGCCGGTGCGCGCGCGGACGCCAGGGAGGGTGCGGCCCGCCTGCTGGAGCGGTACCGCACCCCCGGCGCCGGATATCGCCTGCCCACGGCGATCTGGACGATCACCGCCGAACGCCCCGCGACGTCCGGCGGCTGA
- a CDS encoding TetR/AcrR family transcriptional regulator: MVKRRYESAQRQEQAGRTRNAVLDAAAVLFVDPGYAAAPLTAVAAKAGVAVQTVYAVFGSKRNLLSALLDRTIAGDDEPVALPQRAFVAEIHALADAEAKLARYAVHLAQTNARQVDVMLALLNAASADADAAAILRKNDEERRRGMLMFAAELAGSGRLRADHDVESAADVLWLAMDVRNYDWLVRRRGWTPERYREWYVRTTAAALLDAAAGP; encoded by the coding sequence GTGGTCAAGCGGCGATACGAGTCGGCACAGCGACAGGAGCAGGCGGGCCGCACCCGCAACGCCGTCCTCGACGCGGCGGCGGTCCTGTTCGTCGACCCCGGATACGCCGCCGCCCCGCTCACCGCCGTCGCGGCGAAGGCGGGTGTCGCCGTGCAGACCGTGTACGCGGTGTTCGGCAGCAAACGGAACCTGCTGTCCGCCCTGCTCGACCGCACGATCGCGGGCGACGACGAGCCGGTCGCCCTGCCGCAGCGGGCGTTCGTGGCCGAGATCCACGCGCTCGCCGACGCCGAGGCGAAGCTGGCGCGCTACGCCGTGCACCTCGCGCAGACCAACGCCCGGCAGGTGGACGTGATGCTCGCGCTGCTCAACGCCGCCTCGGCCGACGCGGACGCCGCCGCGATCCTGCGCAAGAACGACGAGGAGCGCCGGCGCGGCATGCTGATGTTCGCGGCCGAGCTCGCCGGCTCCGGGCGGCTGCGGGCGGATCACGACGTGGAGTCGGCGGCCGACGTGCTGTGGCTGGCGATGGACGTGCGCAACTACGACTGGCTCGTCCGCCGCCGCGGCTGGACGCCGGAGCGCTACCGGGAGTGGTACGTACGCACGACGGCCGCCGCGCTGCTCGACGCGGCGGCCGGCCCGTGA
- a CDS encoding S8 family peptidase has protein sequence MAIRRPRGRHVVAVSLLALATTTAATTTPAVAAPATGQIRLAGTAEAVPGSYIVVLKDAAVGGKAGSQKVASAVGSRSGSLARSYGGSVQRTFGAALNGFEAKLSEPAAKRLAANPDVAYVEQNQTVSLLATQSNATWGLDRIDQRNRPLSTTYTYSQTASNVTAYIIDTGIKYTHNDFGGRASFGYDAVGSGGVDCNGHGTHVAGTVGGTTYGVAKQVRLVGVRVLNCSGSGTNAGVIAGVNWVTSNARKPAVANMSLGGGVSSALDSAVANSISSGVTYALAAGNSNANACNSSPSRVASAITVGATTSTDARASYSNYGTCLDIFAPGSSITSDWYSSNTATNTISGTSMASPHVAGAAALVLSANPSYSPAQVRDSLVNNATANVVTSPGSGSPNRLLFVS, from the coding sequence ATGGCGATTCGACGCCCCCGAGGCCGCCACGTGGTGGCCGTCAGTCTGCTCGCTTTGGCCACGACGACCGCCGCTACGACGACCCCCGCGGTGGCGGCTCCCGCCACCGGGCAGATCCGGCTCGCCGGCACCGCCGAAGCGGTACCCGGCAGCTACATCGTGGTGCTCAAGGACGCCGCGGTGGGCGGCAAGGCGGGCAGCCAGAAGGTGGCGTCCGCGGTCGGCTCCCGCTCCGGATCCCTGGCCCGCAGCTACGGCGGCTCGGTCCAGCGCACGTTCGGCGCCGCGCTCAACGGCTTCGAGGCGAAGCTCAGCGAGCCCGCCGCCAAGCGGCTCGCGGCCAACCCGGACGTCGCGTACGTCGAGCAGAACCAGACCGTGTCGTTGCTGGCCACGCAGTCCAACGCCACCTGGGGCCTGGACCGCATCGACCAGCGCAACCGGCCGCTGAGCACCACGTACACGTACAGCCAGACGGCCTCGAACGTGACGGCGTACATCATCGACACGGGCATCAAGTACACCCACAACGACTTCGGCGGCCGCGCCAGCTTCGGCTACGACGCGGTCGGCTCGGGCGGCGTCGACTGCAACGGCCACGGCACGCACGTCGCGGGCACGGTCGGCGGCACCACGTACGGCGTGGCGAAGCAGGTCCGGCTCGTCGGCGTCCGCGTGCTCAACTGCTCCGGCTCGGGCACGAACGCGGGCGTCATCGCCGGCGTCAACTGGGTCACCTCGAACGCCCGCAAGCCCGCCGTCGCGAACATGAGCCTCGGCGGCGGCGTGAGCAGCGCCCTCGACAGCGCGGTCGCGAACTCGATCAGCTCGGGCGTCACGTACGCGCTGGCGGCCGGCAACTCGAACGCCAACGCCTGCAACTCGTCGCCGTCGCGGGTCGCCTCGGCCATCACGGTCGGCGCCACCACCAGCACCGACGCCCGCGCGTCCTACTCGAACTACGGCACCTGTCTGGACATCTTCGCCCCGGGCTCGTCCATCACGTCCGACTGGTACTCCAGCAACACCGCCACCAACACGATCAGCGGCACGTCGATGGCGTCGCCGCACGTGGCGGGCGCGGCGGCGCTGGTCCTGTCGGCCAACCCGTCCTACAGCCCGGCCCAGGTCCGCGACTCGCTGGTCAACAACGCCACCGCCAACGTGGTGACCAGCCCGGGCAGCGGCTCCCCGAACCGCCTGCTCTTCGTCAGCTGA
- a CDS encoding AMP-dependent synthetase/ligase: MALEVPYRSIPDMFLRRVQATPNGRAFAVPTADDSAIEWLTWAQVGERAKAIAAGLAGLGVGLEDRVSILSSTRLEWALVDLGINCAGGATTTVYPTTEPEDAAYIISDSGSKILVAENPKQALKLSGTESSVTHVVLIDGLADASAQPPQLTLAELEERGRAALAETPDLVERIAEGIGPDNVATLIYTSGTTGRPKGVELLHGGWTWEGVAQAGLGLFEASDLQYLWLPLSHSFGKSLLCGILHVGVPTYIDGRVDKLVDMLSVVKPTLMCAAPRIFEKVYNKTVTTAIGGGGLKAKIFGWAVATGKQKVGYEQAGRPVPAAVKAKYAVAERLVFSKLQDRLGGRLRVLVSGSAPLSRDIAEFFAAANLPIMEGYGLTESSAANFVNRLGKLKIGTVGQPLGDLECRIDADGEILLRGKPVMRGYHNLPKETEEAFTEDGFFRTGDIGELDADGYLKITDRKKDLVKTSGGKYIAPSAIEGMFKAVCPYTSQAVVIGQARNFVTMLISLDEDAIITWAAGGALAGKSYAEIVAAPETEKLVADYIEELNGKLNRWETVKKFAILPRDLSIEQGEITPSMKIKRRSVETSFAEQIDKMYAGSLVQM, from the coding sequence ATGGCTCTCGAGGTTCCCTACCGGTCGATTCCGGACATGTTCCTGCGTCGTGTGCAGGCCACCCCGAACGGCCGGGCGTTCGCCGTACCGACGGCCGACGACTCGGCCATCGAGTGGCTGACGTGGGCGCAGGTCGGCGAGCGGGCCAAGGCGATCGCCGCCGGGCTCGCCGGGCTGGGCGTGGGGCTCGAGGACCGCGTCTCGATCCTGTCCAGCACCCGGCTGGAGTGGGCGCTGGTGGACCTCGGCATCAACTGCGCCGGCGGCGCGACCACGACGGTCTACCCGACCACCGAGCCGGAGGACGCGGCGTACATCATCTCGGACTCCGGTTCGAAGATCCTCGTCGCCGAGAACCCGAAGCAGGCGCTGAAGCTGTCCGGCACCGAGTCGTCGGTGACCCACGTCGTGCTCATCGACGGCCTCGCCGACGCCTCCGCGCAGCCGCCGCAGCTCACGCTCGCCGAGCTGGAGGAGCGCGGCCGTGCGGCACTCGCCGAGACGCCGGACCTCGTCGAGCGGATCGCCGAGGGCATCGGCCCGGACAACGTCGCCACGCTGATCTACACGTCGGGCACCACCGGGCGGCCCAAGGGCGTCGAGCTGCTGCACGGCGGCTGGACGTGGGAGGGCGTCGCCCAGGCGGGCCTCGGCCTGTTCGAGGCCAGCGACCTGCAGTACCTGTGGCTCCCGCTGTCCCACTCGTTCGGCAAGTCGCTGCTCTGCGGCATCCTGCACGTGGGCGTGCCGACGTACATCGACGGCCGGGTCGACAAGCTGGTCGACATGCTGTCGGTGGTCAAGCCGACGCTGATGTGCGCGGCCCCGCGCATCTTCGAGAAGGTCTACAACAAGACGGTCACCACCGCGATCGGCGGCGGCGGGCTCAAGGCCAAGATCTTCGGCTGGGCGGTCGCCACCGGCAAGCAGAAGGTCGGGTACGAGCAGGCGGGCAGGCCCGTCCCGGCGGCGGTCAAGGCGAAGTACGCGGTCGCCGAGCGACTGGTCTTCAGCAAGCTGCAGGACCGCCTGGGCGGCCGGCTGCGCGTGCTGGTCTCCGGCTCGGCCCCGCTGAGCCGCGACATCGCCGAGTTCTTCGCCGCGGCCAACCTGCCGATCATGGAGGGGTACGGGCTCACCGAGAGCAGCGCCGCCAACTTCGTCAACCGGCTCGGCAAGCTCAAGATCGGTACGGTCGGCCAGCCCCTCGGCGACCTGGAGTGCCGCATCGACGCCGACGGCGAGATCCTGCTGCGCGGCAAGCCGGTCATGCGCGGCTACCACAACCTGCCCAAGGAGACCGAGGAGGCGTTCACCGAGGACGGCTTCTTCCGTACGGGCGACATCGGCGAGCTCGACGCGGACGGCTACCTGAAGATCACCGACCGCAAGAAGGACCTGGTCAAGACGTCCGGCGGCAAGTACATCGCCCCGTCGGCGATCGAGGGCATGTTCAAGGCGGTGTGCCCGTACACCTCGCAGGCGGTGGTGATCGGGCAGGCCCGCAACTTCGTCACGATGCTGATCAGCCTGGACGAGGACGCGATCATCACGTGGGCCGCCGGGGGCGCGCTGGCCGGCAAGTCGTACGCGGAGATCGTCGCTGCGCCGGAGACGGAGAAGCTGGTCGCCGACTACATCGAGGAGCTCAACGGCAAGCTGAACCGGTGGGAGACGGTCAAGAAGTTCGCGATCCTCCCCCGCGACCTCAGCATCGAGCAGGGCGAGATCACCCCGTCCATGAAGATCAAGCGGCGCAGCGTGGAGACCAGCTTCGCCGAGCAGATCGACAAGATGTACGCGGGTTCGCTCGTCCAGATGTAG
- a CDS encoding pyridoxamine 5'-phosphate oxidase family protein, whose amino-acid sequence MSAAEPPRDRATRKADTLAKLAGPAADAWVATAAGDQPYLVPLTLAWLRERIVLATEGRSRTARAITATGTARLGLGGTRDVVMIDAVLESAVATGEAPEWVADGYAERADWDPRTAGDGYVFLVLRPDRVQAWREANEISGRTLMRDGRWLE is encoded by the coding sequence ATGAGCGCAGCAGAACCTCCCCGCGACCGCGCCACGCGCAAGGCCGACACGCTCGCCAAGCTGGCCGGCCCGGCCGCCGACGCGTGGGTCGCCACCGCCGCGGGCGATCAGCCCTACCTGGTGCCGCTGACGCTGGCCTGGCTCCGGGAGCGCATCGTCCTGGCGACCGAGGGCCGGTCCCGGACGGCCCGGGCGATCACCGCCACCGGGACCGCGCGGCTCGGCCTCGGCGGGACCCGGGACGTGGTGATGATCGACGCGGTGCTGGAGTCGGCGGTCGCCACCGGGGAGGCGCCGGAGTGGGTCGCCGACGGGTACGCCGAGCGCGCCGACTGGGATCCGCGGACGGCCGGGGACGGCTACGTGTTCCTGGTCCTGCGGCCCGACCGGGTCCAGGCGTGGCGGGAGGCGAACGAGATCAGCGGCCGTACGCTCATGCGCGACGGCCGCTGGCTCGAGTGA